A single genomic interval of Helianthus annuus cultivar XRQ/B chromosome 6, HanXRQr2.0-SUNRISE, whole genome shotgun sequence harbors:
- the LOC110870290 gene encoding histidine-rich glycoprotein-like, translating into METVAMETMALGKEYSSTMPPRVRGKAKGPMRGGPSAGPSHRRTPSALFSSSDSRDHWGHSFEPVRHSVSLSSSPSFHPSFGPPVPDEPQHSQHSHHSHDSHQSYHSLHSHSFHDSDSTYSPAQFNPNDYVNDYLGYNPLGPEDHFPHEMEMDDDSDAEMQTGTPGHPISISSGSPFQGSPYRGPDSYQKRMATYDWYFTPLYHNSPAQPLLVEPQLQAVSPPPLPVEEPPQQPPPEPLRRRRNA; encoded by the exons atggaaacggtggctatggAAACGATGGCTCTGGGAAAG GAATATTCATCTACAATGCCACCAAGAGTAAGAGGCAAAGCAAAGGGTCCCATGCGAGGTGGACCATCAGCAGGACCTTCCCATCGACGCACCCCGTCTGCGTTGTTTTCTAGTTCTGATTCCCGCGATCATTGGGGTCACTCCTTTGAGCCAGTGAGACATTCTGTCTCTTTGAGCTCATCCCCCTCTTTCCATCCATCATTTGGGCCGCCTGTTCCAGACGAGCCCCAACATTCCCAACACTCCCATCACTCCCATGACTCTCACCAATCCTATCATTCTTTGCATTCTCATTCATTTCATGACTCGGATTCTACCTACTCCCCAGCACAGTTTAATCCGAATGATTATGTCAACGACTATTTGGGCTACAACCCTCTAGGACCCGAGGATCACTTTCCTCATGAAATGGAGATGGATGACGACTCGGACGCTGAAATGCAGACCGGAACACCGGGCCACCCAATTAGCATCTCAAGCGGTTCCCCATTTCAGGGATCGCCATACCGAGGGCCCGATTCATACCAAAAGAGGATGGCCACGTATGATTGGTACTTTACTCCTTTGTACCATAACTCTCCTGCTCAACCTCTTTTGGTTGAACCACAGCTTCAAGCAGTTTCACCTCCACCACTTCCTGTTGAGGAGCCGCCTCAACAGCCACCTCCTGAGCCTCTGAGGCGAAGGAGGAATGCATGA